In the Paraburkholderia acidisoli genome, CATAGTGATCGACCCAGATCTTGGTCGTGAGGTAAAGCTCGTCGCGCTTCACGCCCGAGGCGGCGATGGCCGCGCCGACTTCGGCTTCGTTGCCGTAGATCTGCGCGGTGTCGATGGCGCGATAGCCGAGTTCGAGCGCGTTGCGCACCGAATCGACGACAACCTGACCTTTGAGCCGGAACGTGCCGAGGCCGAAGGCGGGCACCGGGGAAGACACTGGATTCATCACACTCTCCTGAAGATCGATAACGTCACGCGCGTTTCAGCAATTCGGCGACGTGGTGGAAGGCACGCGCGCGCGCCGGTCGAGCACGAACTGGAGCGCCACGAGCGCGAGACCCGCGCCCGCGATGAGTGCGCCCACCACCGGCACCGCCGCGTAACCGAGGCCGTTCGAGAGCGCCGCGCCGCCCGCCGCCGCGCCGAGCGCATTGCCGAGATTGAACGCGCCCACGTTCACCGAAGACGCGAGGCCAGGCGCTTCGTGGGCCGCGCGCATCACACGCATCTGCAAGGGCGGCACCACCGCGAAGGTCGCGATGCCCCAGACGAGCAGCGCAACGGCCGCGCCCACATGCGTGAGCGCGAGCACCGGAAACGCGAGCATCACGGCGATCAGCAGCAGCAGAAAACCCGCCAGCGTGCCGTCGAGCGAACGGTCCGCGAGACGCCCGCCCGCCGCATTGCCGATCGAAAAGCCCACGCCGATCAGCACGAGCATGGCGGTCACGAACGCGGGCGAGGCGCCCGTCAATTCGGTGAGCGTGGGCGTGACGTAGGTGTAGAGCGTGAACATCGCGCCCGCGCCGAGCACCGTGGTCGCGAGCGCGCCCAGCACGACGGGGCGCGTGAGCACGGCGAGTTCGGCGCGCAGGTTCGGCATCGCGCCCGCCTCGCCCCTGGGCAGCGCGTAGCGCAAACCGGCAATGGCGAGCACGCCGAGACCGGCCGTCGCGACGAACGACATGCGCCAGCCGATCGCGCCGCCGAGCCACGTGGCCGCGGGCACGCCGCCGATGTTCGCGATCGTGAGGCCCATGAACATGGTGGCCACGGCGCTCGCCTGGCGCTCGCGCGGCACGAAGCTCGCCGCCGCGACCGACCCGATGCCGAAGAACGCGCCGTGATTCAGGCTCGTCACGAGCCGCGCGAGTAGCAGCGTGGTGTAATCGGGCGCGAGCGCGGCCAGCAGGTTGCCGATCGTGAAGATGCTCATCAACGCGATCAGCGCCTTGCGGCGCGGCCAGCGCGCGAGCGCCAGCGTCATGAGCGGCGCGCCCACCATCACGCCGATCGCGTAAGCGCTGATCAGCATGCCCGCGCTGGGGATCGAGACGTGCACGCCCTCGGCGATCACGGGCAGCAGGCCCATGGGCGAGAACTCGGTCGTGCCGATGCCGAACGCGCCCACGGCGAGCGCGAGCAGCGGCAGGGCCGCGCCGTGCGCCGGCGCGCTGGAGGAATTGGCCTGCGGGGTGGTCATGCGAGAGGCTCCGTCGAGAATCGGGTTTTACTGCAATGCAGCATTGTCCCCGATTCACCCGCGACGAAAAACCGCTCTCACGACCAGACTGTTTTGAATTTCAGTCAAGAATGGCCGCAGCGGCGGCCGTTCGTCCCACGATTTTGCCGCTCATCCGCTTGAGCGGAAACGTGCCGATGAAGGTGAGCACCGCGCACGCGATCATGAAATACGCAGGCGCGACCGTCGTGCCGGTCTTGCCGATGAGCCAGGTGCCGATCAACGGCGCGGTGCCGCTGAAGATCGTGAAGCTCAGGTTGAACGCGATCGCCACGCCGCTGAAGCGCACGCGCGTGGGAAACATGTCGGCGATGATGCACGCGAAGGTGCCGTTGATGAGCGCCGCGCCCAGCCCGCCGAGCAGCATCAGCACGATCAGGTCCATCTGGTGCGCGACGAGCGCCGCATAGAACGGCAGCGCGAGCACGATCAGCAGCAGGGCGCCCGCGCGCATCAGGAGACGGCGCGGGATGCTGTCGCCGAGCCAGCCCACCACGAGAATGCCGAGCGACGCCGTGGCGAGCGCCACGTTCTGCGCCACGGCAACCGTGTGCGGCTCGTAATGCAACACCTTGTCCAGATACGCGGGCATGTGCGCGAACAGCAGGCCGTTGTAGCCCGCCGTGGCCGCCGTGGTCACCACGCCCAGCACGACCGCGCGCCAGTGTTCGCGCCACAGTTCCGCGAACGGATGCTTCGAGGCGAGACCCTTCATGTGCGCGAATTCGGGCGTTTCCTCCAGTTTGCGGCGCAGCCAGAAACCGAGCAGGCCGATCAGCCCGCCGAACACGAACGCGATGCGCCAGCCGTACGCGGGCACCTGCTCGGGCGTGAGCGCCGCGTGCACCACGAGGTTCATGATCGCCGCGAGCAGCACGCCCGAATTCACGCAGAAGAACACGATGCCGCACACGAAACCCGCGCGGCGCGGCACGGTTTCGACCACGTAGGTGATCGAGCCGGGCAACTCGCCGCCGAGGCAAAAGCCCTGAATCAGCCGCAGGCCGATCATCGTGACGGTGGCCGCGAGACCCCAGCTCGCGTAGGTCGGCACGAGACCCATGCCGATGGTGGAGAGCGACACCACGATCACGGAGACGATGAACACGCGGCGCCGCCCGTAGCGGTCGCCGAACCAGCTCAGCACCGCGCCGCCAATGGGCCGCGAGAGATAGCCGATCGCGAACACGGCGAACGACATCACCAGCGACATCATCGGGTCGAGCATCGAGAAGAACGCGGCGCCGATGAACTGCGCGAACACGCCGTAGACGACGAAATCGTAAAACTCCAGCGCGCCGCCGAGGCTCGCGAGCACGATCAGCCGCCATTGGCTCGCGGTGAGGCGTTCGCTGGATGCACCGAGCGGGGGGCTCGATTCGAGTGTGGGCATGGTTGTCTCCGGGTGTGTTTTTTTGGGTCGATGCCGCGTGTTTTCGCGCGGATAAAGCGCGCTGCTAATTCAATCGCTAATCGAGCTCGACGGTCACGATCTGCGAAATATCGGCTTCGGCGAGACCTTGCTCGCAGGCACGCGCGAGCCAGCGGCGCACCAGCGCGGCCACCGGCAGCGTCACGCCGTTCTCGCGCGCGTACGACTCCACGGCGTCGAGATCCTTGAGCATCGTGCGGATCGTGCCGCTCGGCTGCGCGGGAGCCGCGATCATACGCGGTTGCAGCGTTTGCAGCAGCACCGAGTCGGCCCAGCCGCCCGCGAGCGCGGCCGGCATGCTCGCGGCCTGGATGCCGGTGCGCCGCGCGAGACGCGTGGCTTCCGCAATGCCCGCGATGGTCGTCATCA is a window encoding:
- a CDS encoding MFS transporter; the protein is MTTPQANSSSAPAHGAALPLLALAVGAFGIGTTEFSPMGLLPVIAEGVHVSIPSAGMLISAYAIGVMVGAPLMTLALARWPRRKALIALMSIFTIGNLLAALAPDYTTLLLARLVTSLNHGAFFGIGSVAAASFVPRERQASAVATMFMGLTIANIGGVPAATWLGGAIGWRMSFVATAGLGVLAIAGLRYALPRGEAGAMPNLRAELAVLTRPVVLGALATTVLGAGAMFTLYTYVTPTLTELTGASPAFVTAMLVLIGVGFSIGNAAGGRLADRSLDGTLAGFLLLLIAVMLAFPVLALTHVGAAVALLVWGIATFAVVPPLQMRVMRAAHEAPGLASSVNVGAFNLGNALGAAAGGAALSNGLGYAAVPVVGALIAGAGLALVALQFVLDRRARVPSTTSPNC
- a CDS encoding MFS transporter; this encodes MPTLESSPPLGASSERLTASQWRLIVLASLGGALEFYDFVVYGVFAQFIGAAFFSMLDPMMSLVMSFAVFAIGYLSRPIGGAVLSWFGDRYGRRRVFIVSVIVVSLSTIGMGLVPTYASWGLAATVTMIGLRLIQGFCLGGELPGSITYVVETVPRRAGFVCGIVFFCVNSGVLLAAIMNLVVHAALTPEQVPAYGWRIAFVFGGLIGLLGFWLRRKLEETPEFAHMKGLASKHPFAELWREHWRAVVLGVVTTAATAGYNGLLFAHMPAYLDKVLHYEPHTVAVAQNVALATASLGILVVGWLGDSIPRRLLMRAGALLLIVLALPFYAALVAHQMDLIVLMLLGGLGAALINGTFACIIADMFPTRVRFSGVAIAFNLSFTIFSGTAPLIGTWLIGKTGTTVAPAYFMIACAVLTFIGTFPLKRMSGKIVGRTAAAAAILD